GCGTGTATCTGCGTCCATCTGCGGTTAATTTAGCTCTGTAAATAGAGAACCACCCCGTCAGCCGCCACCCCTCCTTCGTACGGAGGAGATCTTTTGAACAGTGTTAACATTCATTTAACACCCAATTCACCTCTCGTTAACTTCTCATCTCTAATCTACTTTTTGCAGCCAAGAAATTTAACAAATGAAGGAACCAGGGCGACGGTTTTCGGCTAGAGCTGTAAGATCGCCCGCCAAAGTAGTTTTACAAAGGAGTGATGATGAAATCCAACATCTTCGTACGAGTTTTGTCAGCGATATCGATCGTCTTATTCGCATTCATAATTAACATATCGGCTCAGGCCAACGGCAAAATTGCCGGCACGATAACCGACGTTAATGGCGGCATCATTCCGGGTGCCACCGTCACGGTGACCAATGAAAAGACGGGCGAGGCCCGCAACGTACTCGCTAAGGAAGACGGCACGTTTCTCGTCGTCAATCTGCAGCCGGCGATCTATACGGTTGCGGCCAGCGGCAGTAACTTTGCGACTGCGACCAAAAGGAATATCGAATTGCTTGTCGGACAAGAACTCGATCTGGAGCTGAAGCTGCAGGCCAAGGGCGTGACCGTTTCGGTTGACGTTATCTCCGGCGAAGACTTGATCGTCAACACGGCGTCAGCCAGTATGAGCGCAAACGTCAATGCCCGCGAGGTCGAGGGTCTGCCGATCAACGGCCGCCAGCTATCGCAGCTATATCTGCAGGCTCCGGGCGGCGTCAACAGCGGCAGCGGGACATTTTCGGACATTCGCTTTTCGGGCCGAGCCAATAATCAAAACGTCGTTCGGTACGACGGCATAGAGGGCACCGCGATCATCGATGCGAGCCCGGGCAACCTGAACGGCGAAGTGCCGTCACCGTTTCGTCTGCAGTCGAGCCTCGAAAACGTGCAAGAATTTCGCGTCGATTCGAGCAACTTTCCCGCCGAGTTTGGCACCGGAACCGGAGGACAGATCAGCGTTGTCACAAAGTCCGGCGGCAATAGCTTTCACGGTTCGGTGTTTGAATATTTCCGCCGCGATTCATTGGATGCCCGAAACTTCTTTGAAAACTCATCACCGGGGATCGACAAGGGCAAGCTTTCACTCGACCAGTTCGGCGGATCGATCGGCGGGCCGATCATCAAGGACAAGCTATTCTTCTTCGGCAGCTATGAGCAATACCGCGGCCGTTTCGGATTGAATTTTGTCGAAGCCGCACCTAGCCTGAGTCTGGCGTTGCCTGGAGCATTTATCCCCGGAACCACAACACCGGTCAATCCTCTGATCCAACCGTTTATCGCTGCATTTCGCTCTCCAAACGCCGTAGTTATACCGGGAGCCTCGGCCGTGTCCGGATTTGAGGTACTTCAAATCCAGGACAACGAGAAGGTCAACGAAAAAGCATTAGCTGCTCGAATTGATTATCAGATCAACACCTACCATAAGCTCTACACGCGTTTCTTTCGCGATGAGGGGACCGATATCGCACCCGAAGGTATTTCGGGTCGCGTGACATCGATCGAGGCCGTCCCGCAGAATGGTGTCGCAGGGTTTCAGTCGATCCTACGGAAAGACGGATCGCTGATCAACGATTTTAAGTTCGGCTACAACGCCGCCCGCACACGGATCAACGGCCAGGCGGCGACCGTCGGCGGCCTCGACTTTTCAAACTTGATACTTAACATTTCCGGTAGCGTCGCAAATACCGGCATCGCGGGCCAGGGCACTTCGTCAGGCATTTCGATCCCGGGAGGCCTCGTCCGAGCCAATTCTGCGACCAACGGCCGCGGGCAACCTTACACGCCATATTCGCTTTCGTTCGTCGATAGTATCAACTGGGTTCGCGGGAATCACAATTTCAAATTTGGCGGCGAGGTTCGCCTGATCAGAATGTACACAGACCGCCTGGGCGGCACGACATACACGTTTTCAAATCTCGCGTCGTTCCTAGCGAATACGCCGACGTCGGTACAGTATCTGGGCGACGTAAGTGCCCCGAGTCCATTCAACAACGGACTAACGGGACAGCGTTTGGCAAAGCAGGAATATTACATCGGTTATGCTCAGGACGAATGGAAGCTCAAACCCGGACTTACATTGAGTTATGGGCTTCGCTACGAGTATTACACTCCGCTCCACGAAGCAAATAACGGCCAGGTGCTTTTTGATATCAATACCGGAACTCTGCGACCGTCATCTGAGGCGGCGTTCAAATCGTCCAAAAACAATTTCGGGCCACGCGTCGCATTGTCATGGTCACCTGATCAGGATGGTAGCGGATTCTTTTCAGCCGGAAAGTCCGTTATCCGCGGCGGCTTAGGGCTCTATTACGGCCCGGGACAGACCGAGGATCAGATCCAGCCGATCGAAAGCGACCGCGTTAGCTCAACGGTGACGAGCGGTTCGCTACTCGCGTTTCCCGCAAACATTCCGGGGATCATTGCCAATTTTAATGCAAATCCCAACAATCGCAGCTACCAGCCGCGTGCATACTCGAACGACTACACTATTCCGGAACGCATCTTTCAGTACAGCGTTTCGTGGCAGCAGCAACTTCCCGGCGGAATAACGACAACGCTTGGGTACGTTGGCAGCAATGGCAGCAATCTATTTCTGAGAAGCGTCGCCAATCGGATCCTGCCTGGCCAGACGACCATCGCAAACGGAACCAATATCCCGACCGGGTTTGGCGTCATCAACCGCACCAATCCGACCGGGCAGGTCATCGGGGTGACGACGGTTCGTCAATTCAGCATCGTCAGCGGAACGACCGTCTCAAATCCGTATGCCGAGATCGACTATAAGACGAGCGGCGGCGACGATCGATACAATGCTCTCCAGTTTTCGGCCCAACGCAGCTTTCGCAGCGGTTTGACGATGAACGCCCAGTACACATTCGGCAGTAGCCGCGGCACGACAGCGGGTTCAAACGAAGCTCGAACGAGCGCTCAACTCGAAAATTTTGAAGCCGATCGCGGCCGCAATAATTTCGACGTGCGTCACACGTTCAATCTAAGTGCACTTTACGAACTACCTTTCGGCAACGGTAAAAGATTCGATCTCGGCCGCACCGGCAACTTCCTGCTTGGCGGTTGGGAGCTCGGCGGGATCATTAACGCACGAAGCGGCGTTCCGGTCGAGGTGTTGGTTGTGAGGCCTGACATCGTCGTTCAATGTCAGCAAGCGGGCGGTTGTCCCAACGGTGCAGGCGGATTTTTTGCAAATGGCTTCGTCGCAAACCTGCCATCGTTAGGAGCATCGTTCCCGTCATTGCCGACCGGCTTCGTCGCGGTCGTCAATACTCCGGGAGGCGGCAATTCACGCAACGTTCGTCGGCCAAATCTGATCGCGGGCGTCAACCCGTATCTCAATAATGACCGCAACTACATTAATCCGGCCGCGTTCGCGACCCCAGCACCGGGCACATGGGGCGATCTTTCCAGAAATGAGCTGTCCGGACCATCTTTCCGCCAGGTGGATATGATCGTTGCAAAACGGTTCAGGATCAGAGAAACGATGAATTTCGAATTTCGTACCGAATTTTTCAACATTTTTAATCAGACGAATTTCGCTAATCCATCGACCACGATCAGCAACGCTTTGCCAAATCTAGCATTCAATTCGGCGACATCGATCTACTCCGCAACTTCGTCGAATGTCATTCAACCGGGCCAGGCATTCACACAGGGTGCCGCAGGCTCGACATTTGGCTTGCTACGGTCAACCGTCGGCCGTACGGTCGGCTTGGGTTCAAATCGGCAGATACAGTTTGCGTTCCGATTTAACTTCTAATTCAAGGGGGAACCAGGGGTAAAAAGGGTGCGTGAAGATAACTCTTCCCGCACCTTTTTTAAGTGTATCCGAGCAACTAACGCGGGCATTTTGCGATCGGTGGATCGCTATTTGATGACCGCGGTATTCTGCTTTTCTTTCGGATCGAACGGTGATGCCTGGTAGCGCTTTACGGCGTCCTGGGCGTTGTCGTAGTTGTCGCCGATGGTCTCGGCACGTTTATATGCACCGACCGCTCTCGTACGGTCGCCTTTGGCATCGTAGGCATTTCCCATTTTGATCTCGGACCAAACATGCAGCCACATCGGTCGGGCTGCTCCTTGATTGCCGAGGTCGCGGGCCGCCTTAAAGTTGTCGATCGCCAGATCGTAATTACGTTGTTCGAGGAACAGCAGACCAAGATGGTAGTAGATCCAGGCGTTTGAGCGGTCGAGTTTGAGTGCGGCTTCAAACTGTGTCTGCGCCTCGACATAATTGCCTTCCTTAAACTGCTCGATTCCGCGGCGGGCTATCGACGAAACGCGAAGGTCTGGCGAAATCCGCAGTATCTTATAATTAGGGTCGATGATCACGGCTAGCGGTTTGCCGGTCGATTCGATATTAAAATCCGCACTTGCATCTTCGATATTCACCGTCACATTTTGAGATTGGGCCTCGCCTTCAGACCGAAGTTGCAATTCAAGCGGCAACCTCAGGTTATCGTAGTTTTGCGAGACCGTGCCGCGTGTTATAAACTTGCCGCCCTTGGTCCGAATGATCTGGTAATCAGCGTTAAATTCGGGTACGCCGGTGCCCTCCACCCAGCGGGCAAAAAAGTAACGCATCGGCTGGCCCGCGATACGCGACGCTAGTTTTTCAAAATCGTCGATCGACGCGCTCTTACCGCGATATTCGGCAAGGTATGTCTTCAACAGCAGATCAAACTTATCCGCGCCGAGCGTATCGCGGAGTAATTTGAAGACGAATGCGCCCTTGCCGAACATAATGTACTGGTAAGCGATCGACTGATCATCTAGATTTGCCGGAGCACGCAATAGCGATGCGGTTTGTTCAAAAGTCAGAGCTTTTTCCAAAAGTTCGCGGCGCATATCCTCAAGCTTTGCCGCATCGGTCACGCTTTCGCGAAGCATCACGGCACTATATTCTGCAAGTCCCTGTGAAAGCCAAACGTCATCAAACGATTTGAGTCCAACCGTCAAACCCCACCACTGAAGTGCCGCCTCGCGCTGAAGTCGCGTGACCGTCACATCGCGGCCCTCTTCGAACTGGCGATTGGCGATAAAAAGCATTCCCTGCGCCGAGTAGAAATCGAGACTGTCATTATCGATCTCAATTATGTTCAGTTTCTTAGCCGTATCGGCCGCACCAAAACTCTTGGAATAGAACTGCAGTGCCGAGCCAAGAGTTTCGCCGTAGCGCGAGATCAATTCGTTGTTACCGCTACGAGTGAAAAACTGGAGTTCGTAGTCGCCAAATCTGAGCGATTTGGATTGATACTTGCCGTAAGCAAAATTGCCGACCAACGACGGCCGCGATTGCACATAGCGATATTTGCCGCCGCTCGGTGCCACCGGCATATCGCTGTAACCGACCGGCGTGAGTCCGCCCGGGAGCGAGATAGTGACGTCCGAAGTCGCCAGATCCGCAGCGTAATCGTGAAACGGAAACCAACGTGCGGCGTACATTAGATAACCTTGATCAGTACCGATATAGGCGAGGCGCTTAGTCAGAAGCGGGCCGCCGACAGGCAATTCTAAAATACCGTTGTACTTGAACCGGAGCGTGATCGGCGTTCCTTTGATAGCGGTCTCGCCGAGATCGATCCTGACGTTAGGGCCGATGTCGGCCACGCCGGCTTGATCCTGTATGAACGAAAGCCCCGGCGTGGATGCGGCCTTTACGCTCGGTCGCGTAGGCGGCCTTACGCCGGGCTTGACGACCGTATCAGTAACCGTGGTGGTTGCCCCGATCCTTGTGATCGAATCGACCTTGAGCGAGCCGTTAAGCTCAAATGTGATGTTACGCGTGTCGTCGAGCGGCGTGAAAGTCACGTCTACCGTCGCGTTTATCTTTCGCTCAAGCGGTGTCAGCGACACGTCCATTACGTAATTGGTCACGTCGAACGGTGCACGTTTCACCTGCTGTGCAAAGACCGACAACGACAATACGGACAATAACGCAACCGCTTGAAAGACTCTGATCAGTATCTTCTTCATTCTGTTTTCTGCAACAAAAACGCCTACCTCAATTGTGCTCTCTTATGATGAGCGCAAATTACAAATCGTTTGCCTATCGTACATATATCGGGTTTGATACGATCCAGGGCATCATCGAACCGGTTTCGCCTAGGGCGTCCTGATATATCTCAACACGATAAACGCCGGGCCCATCGGGTTTGACCGAAAACTCGTCGGTCTCTGCCTGTTCGCCAAATTTCTCGCCGTTCTTAAAAATAACGGTTCGTGCAGTGACCGGCGACGACGCCTTAAGCGACAGTCCCTCGGAGAACACTACCTCACCGCCCTGTTGGGTCGTTTCGACTCCGCTGGTTGCCACAAATGAGAATCCCGTCGTATCGCCGAAGGCGTCAAAGCCGGTGAAATAGTTGCCTTGCCGGATTGCCTCGATCAAAGATTCGCGGTTTAGTGCAACGTCTTTCGGCAACAAAATATGCATTCGGACAATACGGAAAGTGACGTCGTACGGATCGATCTTGATATTTAAGAGTTTGCCGCCGGTTTCGGTTCCGAATAAATGGATGCCGATATTCGAATGGCCGTCGGTGCCGCCAAACATCGATATACGCCGCGCCTTTGATATTTCATCGAACTGCTGCAGGTTAACGTCCGGCCTTTTTAGATGATCGGCAAACATCAATGCGGGATACGAATATCCGGACCATAGTGCGTCGAAAATGAGCGTCAACGGATTGGCACGCTTTGCCATCGTCTTGAGGTTAAATACTTCGATCCCGTCAAACGCTGAGTCCCAGGTCTTAAACTTCTCAGGATATGCGATCACCGCTAAACCCTTTTCTGAATGTATTTTGGATAGAACGCCGCCGGTGTGCTCGAATCTAAACCCTGCCGCATCTGCGCCGCCGGGAAGCATAAAAAACCTATCCGAATCGGCCGTGTCGATCTCATTTCCGCCAAGGAAAAGTGTCTTACCGTAAATGCCGTTGAGCGTCATTGCGGCCGTGTCGTAACTTTCCGAGTAGTGTTCGGTCATCACGACAAAATCGAGATCATTGGCATTTGCCGCAGCGATCAACTCATCAAAACCACCGGTGCTGTGGCCGCCCAGACTAGTGTGAACGTGGATATTTCCCTTGTATTCGACGTAATTCGGGTCGGTCTTGGGCTTTCTCTGCGACTGGATCTGCGCGACCTTTTCCGCACGATTTCCGATCAAATAGCGGCGATAGATGAACGGTACCTGCACCACCACAAGGATAGCCAGCAATGCCAAAATGATCTTTTTGATCCGTTTCACCTATTCGTTAATAAAATCTACCGAAACGATACGTTCGGAAATCGCTTTACCAAACACGGCTACCTTTAGATGCTCCGGATGGTCAGAATAGCTTGCCAGAGAGTCGCGATCGGTAAAAGTCGACACCAATCCGGTGTCAAATGACCTGTCGAGGTGCAATATGTCGGTCCCGACCTCAAACGAAATGATCTCAGGGATCACGCCTACAAGTGCTCGCAATTGCTCGATGTGATTAAGACGATCCGAGGCACTAGCCTCCGGTTTGTATTTCCAACAGACAATGTGTGTCAACATAAATGTGCTATTTCGGAGCGGTTTGCTTCAACCTCTCCCGTGTGAACAACGCGTCGTCGAGGTTTCCGGGGTATTCGCGGCTAATGACCTCGATCGTGATCTCTGCGCCATAAACGTGATTCGTTACCACTGTTTTGGCTATATAGGGCCTACCATTTGCTGATTTGACTTCCTGCACGACGTACGTTCGGATCTTTTTTTCCAAATTATCAAAAAGGTTCATTTCAATGGGTAAATAATTATCCTTGTCAAAAACCACTCTGCTCATCGCGATCGCCGATTTTTGGCCGTCCTTTAGCTTTCCCTCGACCTCGAAACCGTTCCCGCGTTCGCCGATCAGTTTGTAATCGTATTTGTCCCACGTGCCTAGCAGTTCCTGAGCGGTAAGTCCCCCGATAAACATTTTGCCGGTGTCAGTTTCGCGAAATTCGCCCCGAGACGCCGCGTAGGTCACTACGACCGCCGGTTTTCCCTTTTCATCGACCGTGAGCGAACCGGTTCCGGCGTCCTCTGATGGCTTGGTTATCACACTCAGCGTGGTCGTTACATCACCACTTTGCCGCCGCCAAACATCGAGTTCGGTAATCTCGGGAGCGTTTCCCTTCTCCGTAACGGTAAAGCGGATATGATCTTTGCGATACGGCGCCGCGTCGCGTTTTAAGTGCTCATCCACGATCGCTTCCGCCCGGTTCGGTTCGGCCCTCGACGACGATGTCGGCTCAGCCATTTTTGAGGCGCCCGAGCACCCTAAAAACGACGTAGTCAACAAAAGTGCCGCGGCCAATTTCATTTCAGTTGATATCCTTTACAAATCGCCGTTGTTATCCATAAAATAAAGGCGGTAATAACACTGACAATGCCGAAAAGTCGATCCGGCAAGCGTGGTAACGGCAGGTAATTATCGCGTAATCACTCGCCCCTATCAAATCGAACAGCGAATCAACGACATTAATTCTGAGATGAATGAGACCATCGTCGCATTACAAAGCGTCTGCAAACTATTTGACGGGGCGGGCCGCGTCCAGGCTCTCGACTCGATCGACCTGACCGTCCTCCGCGGTCAGCGTGTCGCCATCACAGGTCCATCCGGCTCCGGCAAATCGACGCTTCTGAATATAATTTGCGGACTCGACATCCCGACCAGTGGGCGTGTGTTGATAAATAACACAGATCTAGCGGCGATGAATGACGACGATCGCACACGTTTGAGGCGTGAGCAGATCGGAATGATCTTTCAGACATTTAACCTGATGCCGACGCTCAACGGTGTCGAGAATGTCGCCTTACCGCTCCGCCTAAACGGTATGGCAGTTCACGAGGCCGAGGCGCGTGCGGTAACGATGCTCGATCGGGTCGGTTTGGCCGGGCGACGCTCTCACCGTCCGGACGAACTGTCGGGCGGCGAACGGCAACGCGTCGCTATCGCCCGCTCCCTGATATTTGACCCGCCGCTGCTGCTTGCCGATGAACCCACGGGAAATCTCGATTCAAAGACGGGCGATGAAATTTTGAGGCTTCTGGAAGAGATCCATCACGAGTTTGGAACCTCTATGATCCTCGTCACTCACAACGAAAGCGCCGCTGCCATCTGCGAACGTCGTGTCGGCCTGCTCGACGGCCGCATCGTGATCGACACGCTCAGCCCAAGCAGATGATACGTGCCCTCACAATGATCGTATTTCGTGATTGGCGCTGTCACAAGCTACGGCTTGCCCTGACAACCGCCGGGATCGCACTGGGTGTCGCAGCGTTTTTTGCTATCCAGAGCACAAATGACGCTTTGGTCATTTCGCTTAACGGCACGATCGAAAAGCTTGCAGGCAAAGCAACCTTGCAGGCCGCGGCCGGCGACGCAGGGTTTTCCTTTGATGTAATTCAGACCGTCCGCTCGACCCCGGGAGTACAGATTGCCGAACCGGTCACTGAGACACTTGCGACCACCACGCTTGGCGGCACTCACCTGTTGATACTGGGCCTTGATACGACGAGCGATCTGAGGCTATACAATACCGCTGCGGACCAGACCAATTTCGCCGTAAAGAATCCGCTCGTGTTTTCAAGCCGAAAGGACTCGGTTGCGGTGACCAGTGCATTTGCCGAGAGGTTTAGCCTTAAGGACGGTGACAAGATAACGGTCGAAACCTCGTCCGGCCCGGCGGCTTTAACGATCCGCGGTTTATTTGTCGCGTCCGGCATCGGCGATGTCTATGACGGCAACGTCGCCGTTATGGACATATACTCCGCTCAAGACACCTTTGGCCGCGGAAACAAGATCGATCGCA
This is a stretch of genomic DNA from Chloracidobacterium sp.. It encodes these proteins:
- a CDS encoding TonB-dependent receptor; this encodes MKSNIFVRVLSAISIVLFAFIINISAQANGKIAGTITDVNGGIIPGATVTVTNEKTGEARNVLAKEDGTFLVVNLQPAIYTVAASGSNFATATKRNIELLVGQELDLELKLQAKGVTVSVDVISGEDLIVNTASASMSANVNAREVEGLPINGRQLSQLYLQAPGGVNSGSGTFSDIRFSGRANNQNVVRYDGIEGTAIIDASPGNLNGEVPSPFRLQSSLENVQEFRVDSSNFPAEFGTGTGGQISVVTKSGGNSFHGSVFEYFRRDSLDARNFFENSSPGIDKGKLSLDQFGGSIGGPIIKDKLFFFGSYEQYRGRFGLNFVEAAPSLSLALPGAFIPGTTTPVNPLIQPFIAAFRSPNAVVIPGASAVSGFEVLQIQDNEKVNEKALAARIDYQINTYHKLYTRFFRDEGTDIAPEGISGRVTSIEAVPQNGVAGFQSILRKDGSLINDFKFGYNAARTRINGQAATVGGLDFSNLILNISGSVANTGIAGQGTSSGISIPGGLVRANSATNGRGQPYTPYSLSFVDSINWVRGNHNFKFGGEVRLIRMYTDRLGGTTYTFSNLASFLANTPTSVQYLGDVSAPSPFNNGLTGQRLAKQEYYIGYAQDEWKLKPGLTLSYGLRYEYYTPLHEANNGQVLFDINTGTLRPSSEAAFKSSKNNFGPRVALSWSPDQDGSGFFSAGKSVIRGGLGLYYGPGQTEDQIQPIESDRVSSTVTSGSLLAFPANIPGIIANFNANPNNRSYQPRAYSNDYTIPERIFQYSVSWQQQLPGGITTTLGYVGSNGSNLFLRSVANRILPGQTTIANGTNIPTGFGVINRTNPTGQVIGVTTVRQFSIVSGTTVSNPYAEIDYKTSGGDDRYNALQFSAQRSFRSGLTMNAQYTFGSSRGTTAGSNEARTSAQLENFEADRGRNNFDVRHTFNLSALYELPFGNGKRFDLGRTGNFLLGGWELGGIINARSGVPVEVLVVRPDIVVQCQQAGGCPNGAGGFFANGFVANLPSLGASFPSLPTGFVAVVNTPGGGNSRNVRRPNLIAGVNPYLNNDRNYINPAAFATPAPGTWGDLSRNELSGPSFRQVDMIVAKRFRIRETMNFEFRTEFFNIFNQTNFANPSTTISNALPNLAFNSATSIYSATSSNVIQPGQAFTQGAAGSTFGLLRSTVGRTVGLGSNRQIQFAFRFNF
- a CDS encoding tetratricopeptide repeat protein; the encoded protein is MKKILIRVFQAVALLSVLSLSVFAQQVKRAPFDVTNYVMDVSLTPLERKINATVDVTFTPLDDTRNITFELNGSLKVDSITRIGATTTVTDTVVKPGVRPPTRPSVKAASTPGLSFIQDQAGVADIGPNVRIDLGETAIKGTPITLRFKYNGILELPVGGPLLTKRLAYIGTDQGYLMYAARWFPFHDYAADLATSDVTISLPGGLTPVGYSDMPVAPSGGKYRYVQSRPSLVGNFAYGKYQSKSLRFGDYELQFFTRSGNNELISRYGETLGSALQFYSKSFGAADTAKKLNIIEIDNDSLDFYSAQGMLFIANRQFEEGRDVTVTRLQREAALQWWGLTVGLKSFDDVWLSQGLAEYSAVMLRESVTDAAKLEDMRRELLEKALTFEQTASLLRAPANLDDQSIAYQYIMFGKGAFVFKLLRDTLGADKFDLLLKTYLAEYRGKSASIDDFEKLASRIAGQPMRYFFARWVEGTGVPEFNADYQIIRTKGGKFITRGTVSQNYDNLRLPLELQLRSEGEAQSQNVTVNIEDASADFNIESTGKPLAVIIDPNYKILRISPDLRVSSIARRGIEQFKEGNYVEAQTQFEAALKLDRSNAWIYYHLGLLFLEQRNYDLAIDNFKAARDLGNQGAARPMWLHVWSEIKMGNAYDAKGDRTRAVGAYKRAETIGDNYDNAQDAVKRYQASPFDPKEKQNTAVIK
- a CDS encoding Dabb family protein; amino-acid sequence: MLTHIVCWKYKPEASASDRLNHIEQLRALVGVIPEIISFEVGTDILHLDRSFDTGLVSTFTDRDSLASYSDHPEHLKVAVFGKAISERIVSVDFINE
- a CDS encoding outer membrane lipoprotein-sorting protein, whose translation is MKLAAALLLTTSFLGCSGASKMAEPTSSSRAEPNRAEAIVDEHLKRDAAPYRKDHIRFTVTEKGNAPEITELDVWRRQSGDVTTTLSVITKPSEDAGTGSLTVDEKGKPAVVVTYAASRGEFRETDTGKMFIGGLTAQELLGTWDKYDYKLIGERGNGFEVEGKLKDGQKSAIAMSRVVFDKDNYLPIEMNLFDNLEKKIRTYVVQEVKSANGRPYIAKTVVTNHVYGAEITIEVISREYPGNLDDALFTRERLKQTAPK
- a CDS encoding ABC transporter ATP-binding protein, giving the protein MVALQSVCKLFDGAGRVQALDSIDLTVLRGQRVAITGPSGSGKSTLLNIICGLDIPTSGRVLINNTDLAAMNDDDRTRLRREQIGMIFQTFNLMPTLNGVENVALPLRLNGMAVHEAEARAVTMLDRVGLAGRRSHRPDELSGGERQRVAIARSLIFDPPLLLADEPTGNLDSKTGDEILRLLEEIHHEFGTSMILVTHNESAAAICERRVGLLDGRIVIDTLSPSR